One Thalassoglobus sp. JC818 genomic region harbors:
- the ilvB gene encoding biosynthetic-type acetolactate synthase large subunit: protein MSTVAEPKTEKSALTGAEILVEALIRQGAQSVFAYPGGASMPLHQALRKNRDQIRTILPRHEQGGGFAAQGVSRTSDEVGICMATSGPGATNLVTAIADAKMDSVPMLAITGQVPQKVIGTDAFQETPIVEIARAVTKHHYMITAEDPDDEASVQEALRSIPRIVKEAYFVAKTGRPGPVLIDFPKNIQLSKADGEIDYDPPMYLPGYHPERRQVAPEQINQVIAAIRRSKRPVLYVGGGCINSDAAAELTAFAKKANIPVTMTCMGLGSFPGDDPQSLHMLGMHGTVYSNFAVNEADLLLAFGVRFDDRVTGKLEEFAKHGKIIHVDIDPSEMNKNKEAHFPIVADLKLFLENLNREFTDQDVPQTDDWWKQINEWKEKYPLSYADAGDLILPQYAIDELWKQTIERDPYICVGVGQHQMFAAQFYKFRKPKHWLSSSGLGTMGFGLPTAMGVQAAHPDSLVVDIDGDGSILMNIQELATLNCEKLPVKILLLNNQHLGMVVQWEDRFMDGRRAHTYLGPVDHPEALGEGSGSHYEETYPNFVQMAESFGIKAKQVRSKAEFPAALKEMLDSDCPYLLDVICPYQEHVLPMIPAGGTARDIITE from the coding sequence GTGTCGACAGTCGCGGAACCGAAAACTGAAAAGAGTGCCCTCACCGGAGCCGAAATTCTCGTTGAAGCGTTGATCCGTCAGGGAGCTCAAAGCGTATTCGCTTACCCCGGTGGCGCCAGCATGCCTCTCCATCAGGCATTGCGAAAAAATCGCGATCAAATTCGGACCATCCTGCCGCGACATGAGCAGGGTGGCGGATTCGCAGCTCAGGGTGTTTCACGCACCAGCGACGAAGTCGGAATCTGCATGGCAACCAGTGGTCCGGGAGCGACAAATCTCGTCACCGCCATTGCCGATGCCAAGATGGACAGCGTTCCGATGCTGGCCATTACGGGGCAGGTCCCGCAGAAAGTGATCGGGACTGATGCGTTTCAGGAAACGCCGATCGTCGAAATCGCCCGCGCTGTGACCAAACATCACTACATGATCACGGCAGAAGATCCAGACGATGAAGCATCTGTTCAGGAAGCGCTCCGAAGCATTCCTCGCATCGTCAAGGAAGCCTACTTCGTTGCGAAAACTGGTCGACCCGGTCCAGTTTTGATCGATTTCCCGAAGAACATCCAACTCTCCAAAGCGGATGGAGAAATCGACTACGACCCACCCATGTATCTGCCCGGTTATCATCCGGAACGTCGTCAGGTCGCCCCGGAACAAATCAATCAGGTGATTGCAGCGATTCGTCGCTCGAAACGCCCTGTTCTGTACGTCGGCGGCGGATGTATTAACTCCGACGCAGCAGCAGAACTGACTGCTTTCGCCAAGAAAGCCAATATCCCTGTGACCATGACATGCATGGGGCTCGGTTCATTTCCTGGTGACGATCCACAGTCTCTTCACATGCTGGGGATGCACGGAACGGTTTATTCCAACTTCGCTGTGAACGAAGCTGATCTCCTGCTGGCCTTCGGCGTTCGCTTCGACGATCGCGTGACTGGCAAACTCGAAGAGTTCGCGAAGCATGGAAAAATCATCCATGTCGACATCGACCCTTCCGAGATGAACAAGAACAAGGAAGCTCATTTCCCAATCGTCGCAGATCTGAAATTGTTCCTTGAAAACCTCAATCGCGAATTCACCGATCAGGATGTCCCGCAGACAGACGACTGGTGGAAGCAGATCAACGAGTGGAAAGAAAAGTATCCGCTCAGTTACGCCGATGCTGGCGACCTGATTTTGCCGCAGTACGCGATTGATGAACTTTGGAAGCAAACGATTGAGCGCGACCCGTACATCTGTGTCGGTGTCGGTCAGCACCAGATGTTTGCAGCCCAGTTCTATAAGTTCCGTAAGCCAAAACACTGGCTCTCCAGTTCAGGCCTCGGCACCATGGGATTCGGTCTGCCAACAGCGATGGGAGTGCAGGCAGCCCACCCGGATTCACTCGTGGTCGACATCGACGGCGACGGATCGATCCTGATGAACATTCAGGAACTGGCAACACTCAACTGCGAAAAGCTTCCGGTCAAAATCCTGCTGTTGAACAACCAGCACCTCGGAATGGTTGTGCAGTGGGAAGACCGATTCATGGATGGACGCCGAGCTCATACTTACCTCGGTCCAGTCGATCATCCAGAAGCCCTCGGTGAAGGAAGCGGCAGCCATTACGAAGAAACGTATCCGAACTTCGTTCAAATGGCGGAAAGCTTCGGAATCAAAGCAAAGCAAGTTCGCAGCAAAGCAGAATTCCCAGCCGCTCTGAAAGAGATGCTGGACTCGGATTGTCCGTATTTGCTCGACGTGATTTGCCCATACCAGGAACACGTGTTGCCAATGATCCCAGCGGGCGGAACCGCTCGAGATATCATCACCGAGTAA
- a CDS encoding protein kinase, giving the protein MNATTGTPLESLIVTLKRSGLIDASVLTQTVNDFRQQEGATGPEDLANVLIEKELITPWQAAKLLKGKHRGFFLGKYKLLTLLGKGGMSTVYLAEHVVMKRQVALKVLPHKLVQDSSYLERFHREAQAVAALDHPNIVRAYDIDSEVDGQLEIHFLVMEFIPGHNFFELVRALGQLEPLTAADYIRQAALGLQHAHDAGLIHRDIKPGNFIVDGAGVVRMMDLGLAKAFRKDEDFSLTVANDEKVLGTADYLAPEQAVDSHNVDTRADIYALGCTFYFLLAGRPPFNEGTLAQRLLAHQSKTPKPVHRVKKEVPVELSDLIMRMMVKDPQKRVQTAQAVADELAAWLETNEEEPSGDSLAQLETPTVESLLRNSRSDGNDDAPDELVDFLSRLDSNVMTDSPTGVSKSDSTIRRRGKEPDSTVHVTADSSKITRRSSSSITSSHSSYRSRRSKSISPFWMWGGGGIVLVVLWLMFSGDGAEPEPNQPPAPPVVEEDQAEESIEPLSKITGDTITVGPSGNFRSLRPALQYVLKQDPTKRRFQKIQVAAGETFEEHLVIDNSGLGQFPRGFEITGDESVPPVITGKNSSLLSLKSVEGLTVSNLVFDAAECPSAISIAGYSTGTTFRNVTVRNIGQRGIQCFGVSGLAQQPVTFENCRFVSDQQPVVAIQFTSESSIEASFSSTRHVRIKQCRFLGQFDSDVQLNEDLEDLIVERCIFQGAQAAIRFAGSERSIMGAVISNNTFYQCARGIVIESGQVDRISGMSFVQNLFFETPDGEVTTRSPNVSLAEIGKNGPPTRSNWSTGSKQSASEWLNIFEDAGRLDVDGLDFVSLDPESGDFLKPSKPDLRSPVETPFRGAKFIGAVESR; this is encoded by the coding sequence ATGAATGCGACAACCGGAACACCCCTGGAATCTCTGATTGTCACACTCAAAAGAAGCGGACTGATTGACGCTTCCGTGCTGACGCAGACTGTCAACGATTTTCGACAGCAAGAGGGGGCGACGGGACCGGAGGACCTCGCCAACGTCCTGATTGAGAAGGAACTCATCACTCCCTGGCAAGCTGCCAAACTTCTCAAGGGAAAACATCGCGGATTTTTCCTCGGCAAATACAAGCTGCTTACGCTTCTCGGAAAAGGAGGCATGAGTACGGTTTACCTGGCCGAGCACGTTGTGATGAAGCGGCAAGTCGCGCTCAAGGTGTTGCCGCACAAACTCGTTCAGGATTCTTCTTATCTGGAACGGTTTCATCGGGAAGCTCAGGCTGTTGCAGCTCTTGATCATCCGAATATCGTTCGCGCGTACGACATCGACTCAGAAGTAGATGGCCAATTGGAAATCCATTTCCTGGTGATGGAATTCATTCCGGGGCACAATTTCTTCGAACTCGTCAGAGCACTCGGTCAGCTCGAACCGCTGACCGCTGCGGACTACATCCGCCAGGCAGCACTCGGACTCCAGCACGCACACGATGCTGGGCTCATCCATCGCGATATCAAACCCGGGAACTTCATCGTCGACGGGGCGGGTGTTGTCCGGATGATGGATCTTGGACTCGCGAAAGCCTTTCGGAAGGATGAGGATTTTTCACTCACCGTGGCCAACGACGAAAAGGTGCTCGGCACGGCGGACTATCTTGCTCCGGAGCAGGCAGTCGACAGCCACAATGTCGACACGCGGGCAGACATTTACGCGCTCGGCTGTACGTTCTACTTTTTGCTCGCCGGACGGCCACCTTTCAACGAAGGGACCTTGGCCCAGCGACTTCTCGCTCATCAGTCCAAAACACCCAAGCCCGTTCATCGAGTCAAAAAAGAGGTGCCGGTTGAGCTCAGCGATCTCATCATGCGGATGATGGTCAAAGATCCCCAAAAACGAGTTCAAACCGCCCAGGCAGTGGCTGATGAACTCGCTGCGTGGCTTGAAACAAACGAAGAAGAACCATCCGGCGACTCCCTTGCCCAGTTGGAAACACCGACCGTTGAGTCACTCCTGCGAAACAGTCGCAGCGATGGAAACGACGATGCTCCCGACGAACTCGTCGATTTTCTTTCCCGCCTCGACAGCAATGTGATGACGGACTCGCCGACCGGAGTGAGTAAATCAGACTCAACGATCAGAAGACGAGGAAAAGAGCCGGACAGCACCGTGCATGTCACTGCTGATTCGAGCAAGATTACGCGTCGGTCTTCGAGTTCCATCACTTCCTCGCACTCTTCTTACCGATCGCGACGTTCCAAGTCGATCAGCCCTTTCTGGATGTGGGGCGGTGGAGGCATCGTTCTGGTCGTTCTCTGGTTGATGTTTTCCGGAGATGGTGCTGAGCCCGAGCCAAATCAACCTCCCGCGCCGCCAGTTGTTGAAGAGGACCAGGCAGAAGAGTCGATTGAACCGCTTTCAAAAATCACTGGCGACACGATCACTGTTGGGCCGTCAGGTAATTTTCGAAGTTTGCGACCCGCTCTTCAGTACGTGTTGAAACAAGATCCGACGAAGCGGCGCTTTCAGAAAATACAGGTCGCTGCAGGCGAAACCTTCGAAGAACACCTCGTCATCGACAACTCGGGGCTGGGACAGTTCCCGCGAGGATTCGAAATCACCGGCGACGAGTCAGTACCTCCGGTCATCACCGGGAAGAATTCTTCTCTTCTGAGTTTGAAGTCAGTGGAGGGGCTCACCGTTTCGAATCTCGTCTTCGATGCTGCGGAGTGTCCGAGCGCGATCAGCATCGCTGGCTATTCGACCGGGACGACATTCAGGAATGTCACGGTTCGAAACATTGGCCAGCGGGGCATCCAGTGTTTCGGAGTGAGTGGACTCGCCCAGCAACCGGTGACTTTCGAGAATTGCCGATTTGTATCGGATCAGCAGCCGGTAGTTGCGATCCAATTCACATCGGAGTCGTCGATTGAAGCCAGCTTCTCCAGCACGCGACACGTCCGGATCAAGCAGTGCCGATTTCTTGGGCAGTTCGATTCGGATGTGCAGCTGAACGAAGACCTGGAAGACTTGATCGTCGAGCGATGCATTTTCCAAGGAGCTCAAGCTGCGATTCGGTTTGCAGGCAGCGAGCGATCCATCATGGGAGCTGTTATCAGCAACAACACCTTCTACCAATGTGCTCGGGGAATTGTGATTGAATCGGGACAGGTCGATCGGATCTCTGGCATGAGTTTCGTGCAGAATCTGTTTTTTGAGACCCCGGATGGCGAAGTGACCACCCGTTCACCCAATGTCTCGCTCGCCGAGATCGGAAAGAATGGCCCGCCCACTCGGTCGAACTGGTCGACGGGTTCCAAGCAATCCGCCTCAGAATGGCTGAACATCTTCGAAGATGCGGGGCGGCTCGATGTCGACGGTCTCGACTTTGTTTCGTTGGATCCAGAATCCGGCGATTTTCTGAAGCCGTCCAAACCCGATCTGCGGTCGCCGGTCGAGACTCCCTTCCGGGGAGCAAAGTTCATCGGGGCGGTCGAATCTCGCTAG
- a CDS encoding BON domain-containing protein, producing the protein MSEVNANIDCINSGDLVTRVKLSLGKLSYHQLDDVSCSIDGGNQITLSGKLRSYYLKQIAQTIAQKVPGVASVQNDILVMD; encoded by the coding sequence GTGAGTGAAGTGAATGCCAACATTGACTGTATTAACTCCGGTGATCTCGTAACACGCGTGAAATTGTCTCTCGGAAAGCTGAGCTATCATCAACTCGATGATGTGAGCTGCAGCATCGATGGAGGCAACCAAATCACGTTGTCAGGCAAGTTACGGTCCTATTACTTGAAGCAGATCGCCCAGACCATTGCCCAAAAAGTTCCGGGAGTTGCGTCCGTCCAAAATGACATTCTGGTTATGGATTGA
- a CDS encoding sulfotransferase codes for MAISKVLLVAGSANFSTRDVWEGYRIALSYQGIEVIPYPTFSMLKVLSPDGVCSDLIGTALDCDQRIDCVVFIDGLYFRGKRARVPRSILNAGIPTVLVATDDPYEEIPQAEQVYRVRFSNERTCAVDGVQYLPTASPEFPDLPRLENPHFALSFVGTVFEDRVPWLIQFAEHCEEHRLPFLIAGKFVAGHEELSKFQMVSLRPGTIDFAEKCEIYANSKVVLNLFRASETAQSPNPRVFEVTAFGHAALLSGPKRSEVGSIFGESVAEFETPDEGVQHFHSLVTDSETRVANVVRAKEKTTSSDLYTHRAEQLINSLREQFSEAHVAETQEHRLAWIIGSGRTGSTWLAEMLGDLPGIRRWHEPYFGRFLKHLQDRPEELDRNASFFSRKYLRTWLSGLRKLFYEMVGDRYPDFGRHALVVKEVNTPELFGWLHPLFPTARLIFLVRDPFDTLDSYLDLQKPGSWNTQFGDSEDPLSEANVRRTASHIRNAMEAAASAYDRFPSTQRLRLSYEELLAEPVQSLQKCCELISAERADPEIEEVVKKHDFQNYSKTGKLQFRRSGQSGVWRNSENFRDPKVLGIADEVLGPTRRILGYEDQ; via the coding sequence GTGGCAATTTCCAAAGTACTTCTCGTTGCTGGCTCTGCGAATTTTTCGACGCGTGATGTCTGGGAAGGCTACCGAATTGCTTTGTCGTATCAGGGCATCGAAGTCATCCCGTATCCGACATTTTCGATGCTGAAAGTTCTCAGCCCGGACGGTGTCTGTTCGGACCTCATTGGAACGGCTTTGGACTGCGATCAGCGAATTGATTGCGTCGTGTTCATCGACGGTTTGTATTTTCGAGGAAAGAGGGCCCGCGTTCCGCGATCAATCCTGAATGCCGGAATTCCGACGGTGCTTGTCGCAACCGACGATCCCTACGAAGAGATTCCGCAGGCGGAGCAGGTCTACCGCGTTCGCTTTTCGAACGAACGGACTTGTGCAGTTGACGGGGTCCAATACCTTCCGACAGCATCACCCGAGTTTCCAGATCTGCCTCGACTCGAGAATCCCCACTTTGCCCTTTCATTTGTTGGGACTGTGTTCGAAGACCGTGTCCCGTGGTTGATACAATTTGCCGAACACTGTGAAGAGCACCGGCTTCCTTTTCTGATCGCTGGCAAGTTCGTCGCTGGGCATGAGGAACTGTCGAAGTTTCAAATGGTGTCTCTGCGTCCGGGAACAATTGACTTCGCTGAAAAGTGTGAAATCTACGCCAACTCCAAAGTCGTGTTGAACCTGTTTCGAGCATCAGAAACAGCACAGTCCCCGAATCCGAGGGTATTCGAAGTGACAGCGTTTGGTCACGCCGCTTTGCTGAGCGGGCCGAAGAGAAGCGAAGTTGGTTCGATCTTTGGTGAGAGCGTTGCTGAATTCGAAACGCCAGACGAAGGAGTCCAACACTTTCACTCACTTGTGACAGATTCCGAGACGAGGGTCGCGAACGTTGTTCGAGCTAAAGAAAAGACGACTTCCTCCGACTTATACACCCATCGGGCGGAACAACTCATCAACAGCTTGCGAGAGCAATTCTCCGAAGCTCATGTCGCTGAAACTCAAGAACACCGCTTGGCCTGGATTATCGGGAGCGGGCGAACTGGTTCCACATGGCTCGCGGAGATGCTGGGAGATTTGCCTGGGATTCGCAGATGGCACGAACCTTACTTCGGGCGCTTTCTGAAACACTTGCAGGACAGGCCGGAAGAACTCGACCGAAACGCCTCGTTCTTTTCTCGAAAGTACCTGCGCACCTGGCTCAGCGGGCTGCGGAAACTTTTTTACGAGATGGTCGGGGATCGGTATCCCGATTTTGGCCGTCACGCTCTCGTCGTAAAAGAAGTGAACACTCCCGAGCTGTTCGGCTGGCTTCACCCACTCTTTCCGACTGCTCGACTCATTTTCCTCGTCCGCGACCCGTTCGACACTCTCGACTCGTACCTCGATCTGCAAAAACCGGGGAGTTGGAACACACAGTTCGGCGACAGTGAAGATCCTCTGTCGGAAGCCAATGTGCGGCGGACAGCGTCACACATACGGAATGCGATGGAAGCAGCTGCCTCAGCTTACGATCGGTTCCCGAGCACGCAGCGACTGCGTCTTTCGTATGAAGAACTGCTGGCCGAACCAGTTCAATCATTGCAGAAGTGTTGTGAACTGATCTCTGCAGAACGAGCAGATCCGGAGATTGAAGAAGTCGTCAAGAAACATGACTTCCAGAATTACTCCAAGACCGGAAAGCTTCAGTTTCGCCGTTCAGGGCAATCGGGTGTCTGGAGAAATTCCGAGAACTTTCGGGATCCAAAAGTTCTCGGAATCGCTGACGAAGTCTTGGGCCCAACTCGTCGCATCCTTGGCTACGAAGATCAGTGA
- a CDS encoding twin-arginine translocation signal domain-containing protein, whose amino-acid sequence MANRNSESSDRPDANSEQSQQSDSGQAQSSELTRRDFIKYTTLTSTAAAGLYGLTLKTDAIDKPVETLTQLQEWGVGNHIPYTYNDVAP is encoded by the coding sequence ATGGCAAACCGGAACTCAGAGTCGTCCGATCGACCTGACGCAAACTCTGAACAGTCGCAACAGAGTGACAGCGGCCAAGCTCAATCATCCGAATTGACTCGACGTGACTTCATCAAATACACGACGTTAACCTCGACGGCTGCCGCCGGGCTGTATGGACTGACTCTCAAGACAGATGCCATCGACAAGCCGGTTGAGACGTTGACCCAACTGCAAGAATGGGGCGTCGGAAATCACATTCCCTACACGTACAACGATGTGGCACCTTAG
- the hslU gene encoding ATP-dependent protease ATPase subunit HslU, with protein sequence MSELSRAEQISKQLEFTPKEIVAKLDEHIVGQADAKRAVAIALRNRWRWKRLPDEIRKEVTPKNIMMIGPTGVGKTEITRRLARITGAPFIKVEATKYTEVGYYGRDVESMIRDLVESAIQLVKIDKREAVLKRAKANVEERILDLLVPTERNWPEDADAEARHQRTREKFREMLAAKEMEDREIDIRLEQRQSPVQVFSNLGAEQMDVNLQNMFDKIMPRQQSQRRVTVREARELLLDQEVEALMDPDAIHEQAIRLAEDSGMVFIDEIDKVAGGSEGSKNADVSRQGVQRDLLPIVEGTTVQTRYGNVKTDNMLFIAAGAFHRSRPSDLMPELQGRFPIRVELEDLTKEDFLRILTEPASSLTRQYTALLEVEGVKVNFEEDGLSALADLAFQMNQTTQNIGARRLHTVLERLLEDVSFNAPDLKGQTVVVTREYVNERLASATQLEDLSKFIL encoded by the coding sequence GTGTCAGAGCTAAGTCGAGCAGAACAGATTTCAAAACAGCTGGAATTCACTCCTAAAGAGATCGTCGCCAAACTCGATGAACACATTGTTGGTCAAGCGGACGCGAAACGGGCTGTCGCGATCGCACTTCGCAATCGCTGGCGATGGAAACGGCTTCCCGATGAAATTCGCAAGGAAGTGACCCCCAAGAACATCATGATGATCGGACCAACCGGGGTTGGTAAGACTGAAATCACCCGCCGTCTGGCTCGTATCACAGGGGCTCCATTTATCAAGGTGGAAGCGACCAAATACACCGAGGTCGGCTACTACGGCCGGGACGTCGAGAGCATGATTCGCGATCTCGTGGAATCGGCCATCCAGCTCGTCAAAATCGACAAACGTGAGGCTGTCTTAAAACGTGCCAAAGCCAATGTCGAAGAGCGAATTCTCGACCTTCTGGTGCCGACCGAACGAAACTGGCCTGAAGACGCCGACGCGGAGGCACGTCATCAGCGGACTCGCGAGAAGTTTCGCGAAATGCTCGCTGCCAAAGAAATGGAAGATCGCGAAATCGACATCCGCCTCGAACAGCGACAGTCACCCGTCCAGGTATTCTCGAATCTCGGCGCCGAACAGATGGATGTCAATCTTCAAAACATGTTTGACAAGATCATGCCACGGCAACAGTCGCAGCGGCGTGTGACGGTGCGTGAAGCTCGTGAGCTATTGCTCGATCAGGAAGTCGAAGCGTTGATGGACCCTGACGCGATTCACGAACAAGCCATCCGACTCGCTGAAGACTCCGGCATGGTGTTCATCGACGAAATCGACAAAGTCGCTGGCGGTTCGGAAGGCTCGAAGAATGCGGACGTCAGTCGACAAGGTGTTCAGAGAGATCTGCTCCCCATCGTCGAGGGGACAACGGTTCAAACCCGCTACGGCAACGTCAAGACTGACAACATGCTCTTCATTGCAGCCGGGGCCTTTCATCGAAGTCGGCCTTCCGATCTGATGCCGGAGCTTCAGGGTCGATTCCCCATTCGTGTGGAATTGGAAGATCTGACCAAAGAGGACTTCCTGAGAATTCTTACCGAACCAGCGAGTTCGCTGACTCGGCAGTACACCGCTCTGCTTGAAGTCGAAGGGGTGAAGGTCAATTTCGAGGAAGACGGCCTGAGCGCATTGGCTGACCTCGCCTTCCAAATGAATCAGACGACCCAAAACATTGGGGCTCGTCGACTGCATACGGTTCTGGAACGATTGCTGGAAGATGTCAGCTTCAATGCACCGGACTTGAAAGGGCAAACGGTTGTCGTGACTCGCGAATACGTCAACGAGCGGCTCGCTTCTGCCACACAGCTTGAAGACTTGAGTAAGTTCATCCTGTAG
- the hslV gene encoding ATP-dependent protease subunit HslV codes for MSKKIETHSTTILAVKHAGKIAIGGDGQVTYGQMVLKRDTRKIRKILNNEVIVGFAGSTADAFALLERFEEKARDFPGNLPRAATELARDWRTDRMLRKLEAMIIVISSEHQLLITGQGDVVVPTDGVVGIGSGGPYAVSAARALLRHSDLAAGEIVRESLKIASEIDVYTNEELIVEELTCQS; via the coding sequence ATGTCGAAGAAAATTGAAACTCATTCCACAACAATTCTGGCTGTGAAGCACGCCGGAAAGATTGCGATTGGGGGCGACGGTCAAGTCACCTACGGACAGATGGTGCTCAAACGCGACACCCGCAAGATTCGCAAAATCCTGAACAACGAGGTGATTGTCGGCTTCGCAGGATCGACTGCAGATGCCTTCGCGCTGTTGGAACGGTTCGAAGAAAAGGCTCGCGACTTTCCTGGCAACTTACCGCGTGCTGCGACAGAACTGGCGCGTGACTGGCGAACGGACAGAATGCTGCGGAAGCTTGAGGCGATGATCATTGTGATCAGCTCAGAACATCAACTTCTGATCACCGGACAAGGGGATGTGGTCGTCCCAACTGATGGTGTTGTTGGAATTGGATCAGGCGGCCCGTACGCAGTTTCCGCTGCCCGCGCCCTGCTGCGACATTCAGACCTGGCAGCCGGTGAGATCGTTCGCGAGTCGCTGAAGATCGCGTCCGAGATCGATGTCTACACAAATGAAGAGTTAATTGTTGAGGAACTGACGTGTCAGAGCTAA
- a CDS encoding PQQ-binding-like beta-propeller repeat protein: protein MFRRRFLRFELPNRLRCAVAVLPILICTNLPAQIREWPQFRGPAGQGVVDDVSLPIKWDEEDGVVWKVDIPGLGHSSPVHNGETIWVTTATEDGRILGAVSINAATGSIEQNLTIFEPDAVEEIHHDNSYASPTPVLSGDRLFAHFGTYGTACIDCRSGRKLWERTDLPVEHQGGPGSSPVLYEDLLIITLDGAQEQKLVALDTSDGSTRWTRNRSAPFRTNPITHRAFSTPLICESGGKRQLISTGADQCHAYSPDDGSELWHIRYTGFSNVPRPVVMDDTVFICTGFFQPEIWAVPTNGSGELERSNRIWSHKSSVPDTPSPVVVESDDAAIVVMVSNKGIVTALDASTGKQAWKLRIGGNFSSSPISAGGLLYFCSEEGVTKIVDPHLSKPRIIQANRLPGRIMASPVVIDQDLLIRTESSLYRISDEGDRKD, encoded by the coding sequence ATGTTTCGCCGACGTTTCTTGAGGTTTGAATTGCCGAATCGACTCCGTTGCGCCGTCGCTGTGCTTCCGATTCTGATTTGCACGAACCTGCCTGCCCAAATTCGAGAGTGGCCTCAATTCCGCGGACCAGCAGGGCAGGGAGTTGTGGACGATGTCTCGCTTCCGATTAAGTGGGATGAAGAAGATGGAGTCGTCTGGAAAGTCGACATCCCCGGTCTTGGTCACTCGTCGCCCGTGCACAACGGAGAGACGATCTGGGTCACCACCGCCACGGAAGATGGAAGAATTCTCGGTGCTGTCTCCATCAATGCTGCCACTGGATCGATCGAACAGAATCTGACGATCTTCGAACCGGATGCTGTTGAAGAGATTCACCACGACAACAGCTATGCCTCGCCGACTCCAGTACTGAGTGGAGACAGATTGTTCGCCCACTTCGGAACTTACGGGACAGCCTGTATTGATTGCCGTTCTGGAAGAAAACTCTGGGAGAGAACGGACCTTCCGGTGGAGCATCAGGGAGGGCCGGGGAGTTCTCCGGTGCTATACGAGGACCTGTTGATCATCACGTTGGATGGAGCACAGGAGCAGAAACTGGTTGCCTTGGACACGTCGGATGGATCGACTCGATGGACTCGAAACCGTTCTGCGCCCTTCCGGACAAATCCGATTACACATCGAGCGTTTTCAACTCCGCTCATCTGCGAATCAGGTGGCAAGCGACAATTGATCAGCACCGGGGCTGATCAATGTCATGCTTACTCACCGGACGACGGAAGTGAATTGTGGCATATCCGGTACACCGGATTTTCGAACGTGCCTCGCCCTGTCGTTATGGACGATACCGTCTTCATTTGCACCGGTTTCTTCCAACCGGAAATCTGGGCTGTCCCGACTAATGGCAGCGGCGAACTGGAAAGATCAAATCGTATTTGGAGTCATAAGAGTTCCGTGCCCGATACGCCGTCTCCTGTGGTGGTCGAATCCGATGACGCTGCCATTGTTGTGATGGTCTCCAATAAAGGAATCGTGACAGCTCTGGATGCGTCGACAGGGAAACAAGCATGGAAGCTCCGGATTGGGGGAAACTTTTCTTCGTCTCCAATTTCTGCAGGAGGCCTTCTGTACTTTTGCAGCGAAGAAGGTGTGACCAAAATTGTTGATCCACACCTCTCCAAACCGCGAATCATTCAAGCGAATCGATTGCCGGGCAGAATCATGGCTTCTCCCGTTGTGATTGATCAGGATCTCTTGATTCGAACCGAGAGCAGTCTCTACAGAATCTCGGATGAGGGAGATCGAAAGGACTGA
- a CDS encoding DMT family transporter — protein sequence MKIFALMFVTAVAAFVIPVQAIVNGRLGESVQNPFLAAVISFLGGTIVLTFALLIWSRGLPTVPSEVSIPWYLYTGGLLGAVYVTTVLCVVPTLGTANVIAAAIVGQLLMSLFIDQLGILGAPQEPISLMKVCGAVLLIVGTLLIQRG from the coding sequence GTGAAGATTTTCGCCCTGATGTTCGTGACGGCTGTTGCTGCGTTTGTGATTCCGGTCCAGGCCATCGTCAACGGTCGCCTCGGGGAATCCGTTCAGAATCCGTTTCTCGCCGCCGTGATTTCGTTCCTCGGTGGGACAATCGTGCTGACGTTTGCACTGTTGATCTGGTCGCGTGGACTTCCCACCGTTCCCAGCGAAGTGAGTATTCCCTGGTATCTCTACACCGGAGGGCTGCTCGGAGCGGTGTACGTGACGACAGTGCTCTGTGTTGTCCCAACGTTGGGGACTGCAAATGTCATCGCTGCTGCGATCGTCGGTCAATTGCTTATGTCGCTGTTTATTGACCAGCTAGGCATCCTGGGGGCTCCTCAAGAGCCGATTTCGCTCATGAAAGTCTGCGGTGCCGTTCTCTTGATCGTCGGAACACTTCTCATCCAACGAGGATGA